In Malus sylvestris chromosome 2, drMalSylv7.2, whole genome shotgun sequence, the genomic stretch TCCTCCTCCATTAATTTGAGCTTATTCCAGAGCTCAGAAAGTGCGGCTCCAAACTTacatgtttggatttggatatgGATTTCGGGAAGTGATCCGGTAGAAGCCAGACTCGTGAACTTTCAGCGTGTCAGTTGAAAATATCAGACCAGTCAATGAAGGTAGCAGATATCCACCTTACACGTGGAATTTCGACACTATTGTGTGAGAAGCAACATGAGTCATGCATTAGGAAACTGCCACGTGTTCAATAAATCCTGACACGGTCTTCCTCCCTAGGTCTAGGCAACATGGTTAGGTAATCGGAATCAAATATCATACTCTTGAAGCTTGTAATTGGGTGATTGTCAGCCGTTAATATATGTAATGTATTATTCATTGTTGATGTACATAAATTTTGTACGTGTACAAAAAAAGCTATACTTCCGATTGTATGGCAAAACAGCTCTTAAATGACAGTCCACAAAACGCATTTCAATCGAGTACAAAATTGACGTGACCTGAGCAATTGCCTTGTTCTCAAGATTCTAACCTAGCTTTCACTTACTCTTTCGCAGAACAAGATTGAACAAGTTGAAGGCTTCAAGTAGTGGAAAATGGTAAACAATCCCTCTCAAACACAGTGGTGTTTTTTGATATGTACATACCAACTTGGAAAGCCAATCTCAACTTGGAAACTTGTAATACTAATACAGAGTTTCTACCAGCATTCCGAAATAGTTATTCAACACTCGTCTCATTTTCGAGTGCCAATATGATtctctaatatttaattttagcGGGCGAGAGAGGTGGATTGGTCTTcaccaaatataaaaaaagtgGGTATCATGAGATTAGCAATTAGAAAATGAAATTCAACCTTAAATTTCAAACGTTGATTTCGTTTCAAGCAAGCAACTTGACACCAACCCAGGGCAGGCAACCTAAAACTTCAACGATGACGAGTGCGCGAATGTTGCTTTCGTTACAAGTAAGCAACTTGACAACTAGCCCGGGGGAAGGGTTTGGGGCAAAAACAGAAGGGGAACAGGGGCAGTGTCCTCTGAAAACCTGAAGGGCCAGACCGATAGAGACCCAAAACATTTGCCTATTGCTGCAGCCCATGCTCTTTGGGTCAGTTCAAAACACAAATTCAGGTCAACCCAGAAAGTCCAAAAAGATGAGAAACCTCCACTCCATCAGATTTGCAAACCCAAATTAAGACCAGATTTGCACGTTTAATTACTATTTCTTGTACAGTGCAGCTTCAACAAGTGACAGTAAAAACTCTTGTACAACAGAACCAATGCATACAATAGGTTTCGGCCGCTGTTATCACGAGCCGAAGTCATATCCCGGTTTATGGATGCGGGAAGTAGAGCACCTTCAATGTTGAAACATAGAAGAACATGACATCCGCCTGAAGGTTCCGTTCATTCACAGAATTCCAAATGTTCAGTTAGAAACTATCCCTATTGCCTAACCTATCAACTATCCATACAGCACAATGAGCAGGGACCGACAGAGAAGTAGGAAAACGATTCACTCCAAGCGTTTAATGTCCAGAGCTAAGTAAAAGGCTTACAGCTACAAGAGGAAAGTTATACCGTAACCTTGAAACACGGGGCTAAACAGGAAGGAAGCCACACAAAGGCAGACAGGGATGAACAAAAGATTTATAGAAGCAACACTCCAATCTATCCATCAACATTCGAAGGTAAACAATCCACGTGAAAGGATTCGCAAGCTTGACAGGTCCTATTAAAGCTTATGCTAGTTTGAAAACTGCGCCCGGGATATACTAACACTTTGCCGGGAAGGCTTAAAAGGCTTTTCTTGGGTAGAACCAAACAGACCCAGATGGGAGTGACAAGCTGCTTAAGTCATTTGCAGCCCTACTCCCACCCACCATCACTTAAGCAACAGCAGATACGAACTGAGACACACATACCCTATTACAATCTGCTCGTCAAATCCTAATGCTAAATGTGATTTAAAACTTCAAATCCAATGTCCACCTAACGCAAAAAACAACAATCAAAACCCAAGCTTATGCTATAATACAACCTAAACCCAAATCAAGACGGTGTAAATGTGAACTCAGGGCTTTGTGGAGCAAACACAACAGTAGGTTTCAAGTGAATGCAGCACCACGGCGGCAGCTATACTATATGTAACAATCGATTATGACAAAGATTATCACAAGTTCACTAATCAAGCATAATCAGAACAATACGATTACAAATCCTATCCCTTGTTAACTAATAACACAAAAGCAAGTGGTTCATCTCCTTTTCTCCTAATGATCGAAACACCTCAAAGTTTTTCTAGACTACACATGATCTCGATCTCTCAACATCAACAAGATGTAACAATTACCAAATTTAAACAACAATGACAAAAGCAAGTGGCAATACCTAGCTGcaaacaagatgataatcaactcTATTGCCTAAAGTTGAAGACAATTGAAGACATTCGATTCAACTTCCGCCAAACCGAAAATAATAGAACAGCGACCTGAACCGTCAAAGCTGCAGCCAGTTCGGCCCCAGAAGCGACCGGACCAGCCGGCCGGGGATTGTTCTATAGCCGAACCGccacatatatgtatgtataaggGGAAAACTTGTTCGCCAAACGACAACACTTATCATCCATCAGAGAAATTAAAACCCTTTTGCAAAAACCATCATATGTATATCCCACCAAAACGCAAAATTACGGGACCCAATTACAAAAGACTAATGCTTTAGCAAAAAAAGATAAAAGGTTCTTGAAGACAATATTTACTATTACTCTGTctcttctcttttatttttcaagccTTGGCATTAGGACGATTTTAGTCTTAAAATCATCAATAGTGCAAATGGTTACCCGATCGAAGGAGCAGGGCAGAAAGTGATGATGTAATTGGCGGAAGCACAGGTGAAGGTGATGGTGCTGTCGTCATACGCATAGCTGTAAGCTTTCGGGCACGCATTTTTAAAAAACTGCGAGTAAGAACTCGGCACGCATGTGTCCGGCGTAGCGTACGGCCCGCTACAGCAGTACTGCGGCTCCCCAAGCGCCTCGCACGCGCTTTTACACGCCACTCCCTCCTCACTCGCCGTCACCTTCAGCTCCGAGGGGCACCCCTTGTTCAAGTCCACAACGCACCCGGTGGACGTGCAGTTCCCTCCGGTCCCGCCCTCGGCCACCACCAACATGGGAAGATTATACCCATCGACCAAGCTCACGTCGTAGAAATCAAGCCCACCCGTACCGTTCAGCGTGAACTCTGCGAGAGTAGCCGGCGGCGCGGCTCCACCGCCAGCACATTCGACTGCCGAAGATCCGCAGTCGCCTGTCAAGCAAGTGAAGTTGCCTGTGGTTGAGTCCTGGGAGCAGAGCGTTCGCCCCCATAACCTACCGGACCACGAGGTGGGGACGGAAAACGTGTTGGACTCTCCAGGAGGCAAAGCGAATCCAGTGGTGGCCGGTCGCTGGTAAGTCCCGGCATTAGACagaatggccggccatatggtggTGGTGCACTTGTTTGCGATGGTGAACGTCGCCGGGTAACCGACTCTCATGGATTGAAGGAGacagagaaggaaaaggaaggaTGAAAAAACTTGATGGGAAGCCATCGGAAGTGAAATCTGAAACGTCTCCTTTTTTCTGTGCTTTTTTTGTTTCAGCAGGGCGTGCAGGGAGATTGGTTTTTCTGTCTTTTGTGTCTATTTGTAGTGGCGGCAACTTGTGCAGACAACGCAACGTAATAAGGACCATATTATCCAATTTACTCACCTTATTAAGTGGTCCAATAGAAATACAACACCTATCTTCTTCCTACATGCAGAGCTTCCACGTTCCATAGACGCAGACCTTGCACGTTCCATACAGTTTCAAGTAGCCTCACCAATCACCACCCACTATCCACTCCCATCTCTCCTCCAACCGCTGTCCTCCGTCGATCACACCCCACACTCCACTCCACCCTCCAATGGTCGAGCCACCCCAGACCTCAGATATCTCTACTCCATCGTTACCCTTCCTCTGCAACACTGATAAAAACCAATAAATCCGACCAAATAGGGGATGGGGCTGACGGCAACCATGACAGATTTGCCATGGTAACCCAGAAAGGGCAGGAAGATGATGATGTTTGGTTATAGGTTTAAAGGGAAGAATATGGTGTTTCGTTGTAggtttgtgttaaatttttttttgacagGTGTTGTGATTTTAGTGGGCCGACTAAGAGGGTGAATAAATTGGGTACTCACAAGGCAGTACCCAAGTCTTGTCCCCGCACCACCTACCGACCACCCGCTCTATCCTCCCACtgcttatatattttatttatccttttatttatattaattaattagtaattacaTTAATTAATCACACTCAAAGCCAAAGCCACCACTGCTTGGCAAAGAATCATCCGTCGAATTGGATTTTCATCTGCACGTCTGCAATTCTCTGCCTTTGATTTGACAAGTTCCACGAAATTCTATTTGTAAGGTGGATATTGGTTTCAGCAAGGCGTGCGGGACCGACAACCCACGGCCAACCAACGGGAACAACACAAACGAACAGCAACAACAAAGAAAGCCTACCAACACAAGCAAATGGATTTTCTTTGTCACTCTGTTTGTTTGTTATATGGTCTCTCATGCAAGCTTTAGGAAGCACCAATTCTGCATACGTTTGAAAGGC encodes the following:
- the LOC126604306 gene encoding thaumatin-like protein 1, whose product is MASHQVFSSFLFLLCLLQSMRVGYPATFTIANKCTTTIWPAILSNAGTYQRPATTGFALPPGESNTFSVPTSWSGRLWGRTLCSQDSTTGNFTCLTGDCGSSAVECAGGGAAPPATLAEFTLNGTGGLDFYDVSLVDGYNLPMLVVAEGGTGGNCTSTGCVVDLNKGCPSELKVTASEEGVACKSACEALGEPQYCCSGPYATPDTCVPSSYSQFFKNACPKAYSYAYDDSTITFTCASANYIITFCPAPSIG